The uncultured Mailhella sp. genome segment CTTGAGGATGCGGCAGAACACGCCGCGCCGAGGCATGATGCAGTCGCCCACCTGCTGGCGGATGGCGCAGCCCATGTGGCATTCCTTGCCTATCTGGGTGAGCACGAGCTCGATGTCGTCGCCGATGACGAAGCGGGTGCCCACGGGGCAGGTGTAGAGTTCCACGCCTTCGGTGGTGATGTTTTCGGCGAAGTCGCCGGGATGCACGTCGGCGCCCATGGAGCGCATGTATTCAATGTCTTCCATGGCCAGCAGGCTGAGCTGACGATGGGTGCCGTCGGCATGGACGTCGCCCTCCACGCCGTGATTGGCCACCAGGGTCACCTGCGGCTGATTGATTTTCTTTTCCCCCTTGCGGGCACTCGTGGATACGGCAACGATACGCATGATATTCTCCA includes the following:
- a CDS encoding MOSC domain-containing protein, with translation MRIVAVSTSARKGEKKINQPQVTLVANHGVEGDVHADGTHRQLSLLAMEDIEYMRSMGADVHPGDFAENITTEGVELYTCPVGTRFVIGDDIELVLTQIGKECHMGCAIRQQVGDCIMPRRGVFCRILKGGVVKPGDSFRITFRPQVLPQA